The following is a genomic window from Spirochaeta cellobiosiphila DSM 17781.
AAATAGATGTAAGAATGCAAGAATTGGAAGCTATTCACTAATTATTTGTATAATATAAATATAAGAAGCATTCCTGTGATGACTAATAATCAGAGGAGTGCTTTTTTTTTAGAATAATTAACTCCTCTAGTTGACATAGTGTTTCATTAACACTAAGGTTAGTGTCATTGATACACTATCGGAGGTTGAAATGGCTTTTACCTATAAATATCCAAGACTAGCTTTAACTGTTGATTGTGTTGTCTTTGGTTTAGATCATTCGGAGTTAAAGATATTGCTTATAGAAAGAGGTTCTACTCCTTTTAAAGGTCAATGGGCTCTCCCTGGTGGTTTTGTGAATATGGATGAGACTCTTGAACAAGCAGCATTACGAGAGCTGGAAGAAGAGACTGGTATGAATAATCTTTTTTTAGAACAGCTTTATACTTTCAGTGAAGTCGAAAGAGATCCTAGAGATCGGGTTGTTTCCGTCGCTTTTTATGCCTTAGTGAATATTAATGAACATGATTTAAAAGCGGCATCTGATGCTCGTAATTCTTGTTGGTATTCTCTGAAGGATCATCCCCCTCTCGCCTTCGACCATGAGCTTATACTAGATACGGCTCTTAGTCGATTGAAAGGAAAAGTTAGATACCAGCCTATTGGGTTCGAACTCTTACCTCCCTTGTTTACTTTGCGTCAGCTTCAAACCCTCTATGAGACTATTCTTGAAGTATCAATGGATAAAAGAAACTTTCGCAGGAAGATACTCAGTATGAATTTGCTTGAAGAGACAGATCAGTTTGAACAGGATGTGTCTTATAGGGCTGCCAAGTTATACCGTTTTCATAAAGAACATTATGATAATTTGATAAAATCCGGATTTAATTTTGAGGTATGAATATGACTAATTGTTTGATTAAGAGCTTATTAGATAATGACTTATATAAGTTTACCATGCAACAGGCTGTGCATGCGCTTTATCCAAGGGCGGAAGTAAAATATGTATTTATCAATAGAGCCAATACAAAGTTTCCCATCGGTTTTGATCTTCGTTTGAAGGAAGAGATAAAGAAGATGGAAGAGCTATCTTTGAGTGAGGAAGAATATCTGTATTTAAAAGATACTTGCTATTTTCTTACTCCTGTATATCTAGAGTTCTTGAAGTACTATCGTTATAACTCAGAAGAAGTTCACGTTAGCATTGATGAGGGGGAGCTCAAAATCTCTATTGAAGGTCCATGGTTTAGGACTATCCTCTGGGAAGTTCCTCTTATGGCTTTAGTCAGTGAACTATATTTTAGTATCACAGAGCCTGATTTATTCTCACTCAAAGAACAACATTCAAGAAACATAGAGAAATCGATACGTTTACGAGACGTTGGCGCTCAATTTGTTGATTTTGGGACAAGGCGGCGTTTTTCTGCTGATAATCATGAACAAGTATTAAGGGATATTATATCTGTTCCCCACCATACATTTCAAGGAACAAGTAATGTGCTATTTGCCAAGGAATTAGGGGTAAAGCCTATAGGTACTCATGCTCATGAATGGTTTATGTACCATGCTGCTCAAAATGGATATAGATTGGC
Proteins encoded in this region:
- a CDS encoding NUDIX hydrolase, which codes for MAFTYKYPRLALTVDCVVFGLDHSELKILLIERGSTPFKGQWALPGGFVNMDETLEQAALRELEEETGMNNLFLEQLYTFSEVERDPRDRVVSVAFYALVNINEHDLKAASDARNSCWYSLKDHPPLAFDHELILDTALSRLKGKVRYQPIGFELLPPLFTLRQLQTLYETILEVSMDKRNFRRKILSMNLLEETDQFEQDVSYRAAKLYRFHKEHYDNLIKSGFNFEV
- the pncB gene encoding nicotinate phosphoribosyltransferase; protein product: MTNCLIKSLLDNDLYKFTMQQAVHALYPRAEVKYVFINRANTKFPIGFDLRLKEEIKKMEELSLSEEEYLYLKDTCYFLTPVYLEFLKYYRYNSEEVHVSIDEGELKISIEGPWFRTILWEVPLMALVSELYFSITEPDLFSLKEQHSRNIEKSIRLRDVGAQFVDFGTRRRFSADNHEQVLRDIISVPHHTFQGTSNVLFAKELGVKPIGTHAHEWFMYHAAQNGYRLANKTALDAWTQAYQGSLGIALTDTYTSDFFLNSFDSVKSRLFDGVRHDSGDPIEFTEKMLAHYKKHHIDPTTRTIVFSDGLDTDEVIRIKDYCAGKIRPSFGIGTHLTNDVGPKSLNMVIKLSKCRQDDQSQWIPVVKLSDSPGKHTGPKEEIDLCIRTITRSV